Proteins encoded in a region of the Quercus lobata isolate SW786 chromosome 8, ValleyOak3.0 Primary Assembly, whole genome shotgun sequence genome:
- the LOC115958579 gene encoding uncharacterized protein LOC115958579: MEETNVSLRLLIDTKSQKVLFAEADKNFIDFLFHILALPVGTFIALLTKQGMVGSLGNIYESIENLSTTYLRPNVNKETLLKPKVQISGGSTVPGVPLLLPNVESSSTSSRNLYRCPNYYGHNYVADDTSAKCPSCQNYMIDKVNFVDPPSVTNAGSSSSEGGYVKGVIAYMVMDDLVVKPMSTISSITVLNRFNVKNVSVLEEKVVNLGINEGVKLLKASIWSKSVLTDVFLPMLKQEVQCESQ, translated from the exons ATGGAAGAAACCAATGTGAGTTTGAGACTTCTGATAGACACAAAAAGCCAAAAAGTGCTTTTTGCTGAAGCGGACAAGAACTTCATCGACTTCCTCTTTCACATTCTGGCCTTGCCCGTCGGAACTTTCATTGCCCTTCTCACAAAGCAAGGAATGGTGGGCAGCTTGGGGAATATTTACGAGAGCATTGAAAATTTAAGTACTACTTATCTTCGACCAAACGTGAACAAAGAGACTCTCCTGAAGCCCAAAGTACAAATCTCTGGTGGTAGTACTGTTCCAGGAGTACCTCTCCTATTGCCAAACGTTGAATCATCTTCTACATCATCCAGGAATTTGTATAGGTGCCCTAATTACTACGGTCACAACTATGTGGCTGATGACACTAGCGCAAAGTGTCCTTCGTGCCAGAATTATATGATTGACAAAGTAAATTTCGTAGATCCACCGAGCGTAACGAATGCGGGCTCTTCCTCCAGTGAGGGAGGGTACGTGAAAGGAGTGATTGCATACATGGTGATGGATGATCTAGTGGTGAAACCCATGTCCACCATCTCTAGTATCACTGTGCTTAACAGGTTTAATGTCAAGAATGTAAGTGTTCTTGAGGAGAAAGTTGTCAATTTGGGCATCAATGAG GGAGTGAAACTACTCAAGGCTTCTATATGGTCAAAGAGTGTTTTGACTGATGTTTTCCTACCAATGTTGAAACAAGAAGTCCAATGTGAGAGTCAGTGA